Below is a genomic region from Eupeodes corollae chromosome 1, idEupCoro1.1, whole genome shotgun sequence.
TGTCATCTATTGAAGCAAGTTGGAGACGGTCAACATTTGATGCGGTGTTGTTTACTTTCTCTCGAATCTCAACTATTTCTGTGCAGTTATTCTCGAGTTGTTTTACCCGCTCTTCCAAGTTTATAAGATCGCGagataatttgtcaattttgttggacatatttgtttcaatattatCCATTCGACtggttaaatttaattcaagagtGGATAATCTACCCAGTATGGACTCAccttgttcttttaattttaaaagaagttcagTTTGAGAAGGCAAGTTTGGCTGATCAAGAAGAGAGTCAGTGACGACATTCACATTATTTACTGGGATGACAACAGCAGGAGCAGAAGCAGCAGAAACGGCGGAGGCGACGGTGATTGAATTTGCAGAGGGAGAAGAGCAAATATTGACCCCACCAGGAGGTTTATTGGTGGTATTGGTGGACTTTTGTGCGGGAGAATTTTTACTGTCACTTTTGTTTACATGAGATGGTGAGTTTTTCATTATGTGAGAATTAGTTGGATTACTCTTAATTAAAGGGCTAAAGAGTTGTGGTTTTTTTGAGCgggttttattaaattgatcCATTGTCAAAGGTTTAGTctgaaaattttttattttgtttttcgtaatttttgtaattagttatgaaaaacactttttattcaaatatttatttgagtcaacaaaaaaaaacactgttttcaGATATATCTCGCAcgtattttaaaactcaaaaagcaCAGTTGGGGTTATTAAAATCTTAGGCAGCAAATTATTTGACGTCTGTTCTCTACCACATGTTTCTATGCGAAGACATAGAATCCATCGAATCCAATTggtctaaaaagtaaacaaaccatttttgaGAGTTCGCGAATAAAATCCCCCAGCCCAAACCGAcccagtttaataacttgaggaaagcGTTCTGGTAATTAGGAACCTTGGCATTTTTCAACTAAGATTGGGAGGCAGAATCCGATAGTTCGCAATTTAGACTATAAACCCTTAGACTTCCGTGCAGACAATTTTAGGAGAAGGGAAAAACACATCGCAAGGTGACCTTACTTAGTATTCCATAACTTTACGCATTAAGCCATACTAATTTTAGGTTGGTGTGCAAATTATAGAAAGGATGCACACTTTCGTTTTCTACTTGTGTggaccacctgtcacacactCAATAGACCGTCTTCGTAACTCATCCGTCACACAATTATGTATTTTGCGACCGCCCGTCACAAATTTCTAAAGTGAATGAAAATATGGACCCTCTGTCACACAACCGCATTACTACTGaaatctattttgtttgcttttccaaaatacaataagagcGGGTCACTGACTAAAAGGATATGAGATAGgctagtgaaacttgttgtggtaaattttacccaTCTCTTGTGCAATACAAAAGAAGGATTGATTTTTTAGTctaaaaacatattcaaaacaaaatcgaGGGGTTAAATTCTCCCAATTCTATAGCTGAGCTGCGTAAGTTTATTTCGCGATCggattgatttgttttttgaacattttaaaatatgttgaaatgtcaattgtatttttaagacAATCGATTAAAAGTGACTTAGAGAGTGACTTTAAAGACCTTAAATTGCAGACATTTTATCTAGGGCTCAATCCCTTTTCATTGTTGTAAGATTAAAGGGAAAGGCATTTTGGTGATCTGGATATTTTGTAATGATACGTTGCTCTACAGTTACTGCAAAACTATTGGACTGTGTGACATACATCATGGTTTATGGTAACAGCAACAAATAACCACCAAGTTAAAACATATCTCGTGCGACCCAAAAGGAAGCTCAACTTAGGACTCGAATGGCTTCGTTTGATTATACTCAACTTGGATAGGATCATCGCTGACAAACCAGAAATTGACGTCAACACAATTCAAGCATCAGCACAAATTGAACGATGTACAGCTTTAAGACATACAAAAAGAAGCTTACACATAGACAAAGAAGCTTACACCATTATTTATGGTATCCGCAAATTTTATCCACAAGAATATATCGCACATATTTTTTTCACACAAATATTTGTTATCTCTTTCGGCAACTTGAAGGCAAGATCAAAGATAATGCCAACTCAGGTGCTGTGTCTAGGCTACACTTCCAAGACATAAGCCATATTAGTTGATATAACTGAGAATGCGTGCCTGAAAAACTAACCAATTCCTGTATCCGAATTGAGTAATGGAACGGAAAAGGATAATGAAATACATATTCTGTATGAAAGTCTAAAACACGATCGTAGATGTGAGGCTACACATCGtacatatttcatatttatatttcacAAAGTTATGAACAAACTTGTCATATTTTCATCTCTCGTTTAAAACGATCAATTTTACTTTAGCGTCCATAGACACCACACTTCTGTTCACACTGGTGTGGAAATGTGTGCGTTGGAGCGGGTACCGATTTTcggtaattttgatttttctgtgtCGATGTCTCGACCGGTGTGTTGTGTATGAGGATGCGCACTTTTACTGATGAGTTGCTCTGAATCGTTGTTCAGTGCAGTAAGTCGCAAGTTGTTCCAACAAAAGCTTCATGCTTTAACGTCAGCCATTCTGATTTTTCCTCTGGTGTGTCGTTTgtgcatagaggaaatatattatttagagccccgaccggtacccgtcctgCCTGAAACATCCTCAAATTCCATTTGAGGTGAACTCGCGTCCTCCTAATAAGGAATCCTATGTGCTGGCAGTACGTTTTATGCCGCCAAAGAGATCTAAATCATCGTGGATTGTTAGTGGTGTTCTGCAGGAGGTGAAATCAGACTGGTTGATGCTTGATAAACAATCTTTGTGATACAACATTTAAATGGAATTAAAATccgttttggattttaaataaatttacttctGGTGGTAATATCTGTCCTTGATGTAGTAGGTGTTTTTTTCAGAACCATCTAAGAACAGCCATCGGAATCTTCATCATCGTCCTTTTCGCTTCTTTACATCTTCGAGTATGATTTTATCCTTTTTCTCTGTGATCTCTTCAAGACCTCTACTGCGCCTACGCCAACGTGTACACTTTCctgagatgtgtttcagctccctccaattCGTGCCTAGTGACGCTGTTTTCACCTCGACTGTCATGTGCTTCTCGATCGTGCAgcacttcttccttcttgtgtgagtggattccactgcattgcttggcctgcaatgcaggtGTTACCTTTTTGAAACGGTAGTCCAATCCATTgacacttacgtcttcgtattaaagattctataggttcctgacctgtccttctaaaaaggacctcatttgatatgcggtttgaccagaaaatccttaagatgttacgaagacatctattcacgaatgcttgcagctttcttgttatggctgaagtaaccttccaagtgctgcacccataaagaagcacatgttcgacatttgtgcgataCAGTcttagctttgttcttaagctgatagagttatttctccaaatttttgacagcataccgaacgtcgcttttgctttgcccatgcggcagatgacgtcttttTCTGTTCCGCCTCGATGGAAATAATGCTTTTACGGTACCGTGCAtcagctctccactttttccaccgtttgcgataaaatatttatgagaATGGTCGGGTTCGGAAACTGATCATTTTAGTTTTGTCGGAATCAATTTTCAGCCCCATAACTTATGCTTCTCTCTCCGATCGATATTCAACACACTGTTCAACAATGATCCACAGGGTGTTGATAtaatcaatacaggaggatccagagCGGAATCCTTTggtgttcttaagtgctttagttgcggcaacgatctcaagCTTAATGGGAGGTacggtgcggattcggggattagtttcttcaggcgcttTAGACGGTATCGGTTGCGCGTTGTTTGCAAACGctcgaggaaaagtgttctttccaccatGATGTAGTTGAGCTTGTCGCGGCGCACAATGCTGTGAACCTCTTTTTTTCATGCGATACAAGAACtccagctcgtttctttcttccccttgtgcagcaattattcgagcccttaactgtttttgttcgttgatccttgcccaagattcttctgaaagcaaAATGTTGTTGCTTCTTTCTTttcgaccgactattctgtcagcacttgaaatgaaaacatttttcacagtgTTCGATGTGTCATGTACTGTGCTTCTAATTGTTCTCATTTTGTGTGACAGCTGGTCCCTAAATTGTTGGCGGGTCGTGAGTCCTTcagtctggcgatgttgaattttggggctcgtgttattccgttggatcttcgaactgtagctgtaaGAAATCTTAGGGttgctatcattaagtggtggtcacgggcaagtcccatatcggcccctcttctgtttcgtacaTCCAAGAGGCTGCTCCTAAGGCGTCGACTAATCGCGAAATAGTCAATTTGTTTGGAAGACActtgcctgtccgtcgacacccagctaattttatgacagagtttgtgttcaaacataaTGCCACCAATCACAATGAAAGGATCGCTCCAGCGATCACTTAATTAATTGCCTCAAacctcaaaacaattaatagaACATTTAACCTGCTTCGATGTTTAATATCCATATTCCCATCGCATTACATTTCATGATCAGCTATAGCAAAGCCAAAGCACAAACAATACAACACTCATATTTCCGTTGGCACACTCAGTACATTGTGCATTTAGCTATAAATAAATGCTCATATAGTTCAACTAGCACCTTCAGTGCACAAGCTATATAATATGACACCAAATATACAACAACTCGTTCAgtgattgaagaaaaacaaacataattaagGGTCGCTGACTTATGGTAGTAAAATATGCATCATAAGCAAGCTAGCCCAAAACACTTGAAGTGCATGGCTATTATGCTGATGCTACATTTTATGGGAATTCTTATTGAATATCGAAGTATTGTTGAATACCAAAAAAAGGcattattttattgacaaattttgtataaaaagagaagattaaaattaaaagactcACTTCTTATTCTACATTCAAAGATTGTGTTTTACTTAATTTAGCAACTCGCTGGAGTCAAACCAATTTTTGATAGAATTATAGTGATATAGACGCCCTAAAGAGCTACTCGCTTTTGGGTCAAGGTTACTACAAGGCTACTCGCCGGACCACGTCTATATTACTAagactaaaaaataattactacAAGCGTTATCCAGCCACAGACTTTGCATGGCGATCTTGCCAGTCTAAAAGACTAAGAAGAAGACTGAGCGAAGCTGACAAGAAGATCTGCTCGAGCACCGAAAAGACAACCTGTGCTGCAGATTTAATAACTTTCAACTGGTCAGAGGCATTTACACCATTGACATCGTCGACGATATCTACAACCAACACATTCCGTCAGGCTGTTCCTAAGATGCTGAAAGAAGAAGACGTTGGTGCATTCTACAATGGCCTGGTGCCATTGTGGTGCAGACAGATCCCATACACCATGATGAAGTTCGCTTGCTTCGAAAGGACAGTTGAGTTACTTTACAGTCACGTTGTTCCAAAACCACGTCAAGACTGCACCAAGGGTGAACAATTGGTTGTCACATTCGCTGCCGGTTACATTGCTGGTGTCTTCTGCGCCATCGTCTCCCATCCAGCCGATGTTGTTGTATCCAAACTCAACCAAGCCAAGGGTTCATCTACCTTCGATGTTGCCAAAAGTCTTGGTTTCATGGGAATGTGGAACGGTTTGGTTGCTCATATTATTATGATCGGTACATTGACTGCCCTGCAATGGTTCATCTATGATGGTGTCAAGGTAGCTTTGACCCTCCCACGTTCACCACCACCAGAGATGCCAGAATCCCTCAAGGCTAATATGCCCAAGAGCAAGTAAATTTGAAGGAAAAATCAGTGCATAGGTAAATTATAATTATGAACAAACATATTAACGAGAACTGGCGTTGCAAAAGTCAGTGAACCTCTTACCATTATCATTTCAATTGCCGACTCCGTGAACATCCATGCCTGAATTATTCTGCAAATTATTACCATCCGATAAATCCGACGAGTTCCAGGCCGATGAACGTAACTCATCTTTCGAGTACATCTTCGAGATTTTGGAATCTCCTGATTAGACTCAAGCTTTGatgcaaaattttcttcaattatatttttgaaagaaaaatatgtatcaattacatttgtttgttttgttttcattttcgctGTCAATATACTTACCTCGTTGTTTATCTGTCATAACTGGGACCAACACAAATTGGGCGCGTCTATACTTTATTGacgattttttctgttttcagcAAACATTATCATCAAAATCACAGACTAAGAAGGTATGCcaaaatcagaaaaataatctttttagcAGATTTGGCACTGAAAAGGAATCACttaatcaatttttcttaaattattgctTTAgtctttcaatttttgaattcaatggatcatttttattaatggctGAGTTCACCACATAGAAACATCCGTCCCGATTTCTGTttatgtttctttgtttttattattgaaaatttaagtaATAGCACTTCAACCGCTTTCAAGGTATTGAAAAGAGGTTCTTAAGAGTTCAGAACcataaaatagatacaaatagCCCGTTGTGAGCTGTACaatagtaaaaaaatgtaaacatatcAATTTAAGAGCGTTTTTTTGGAGAAACGTTGACTCATAAATAAGAATAGCAGTTTCCTTACTCTATTGCATTGTATTTACTTTGATACAAGTTGGGTTAATAAGGCTGCAATTTTCAACCACATGAGACATGAAAAACTATGCTCTTCATGTACGCGTCCTGATGGACATATTTAATGTCCATCTCTGGACAGGACGTGAAATATTACCAGACAAGCAGGTGAATTGTGTACAAAGTTGGAAGTACATCGGTATAAACATACAAATGGTCAACAACCACAATCTGAAGAAACAACCGCAATAAATAATTGTGTCCAATCTagatataaaaacattactgCTATACGAGTACAAATGCTCGATGTAGCCTTTACTGAGTTCTTCTTCTGTGACTGCGATACAATTGGATACTTTgtagccatcatcatcattcagtggatattatttttttccttttttggttGGTTTGGTTGGTCGTCCTGCGATGCATGGAGCATGGTCCTCCTTGTACGTATGTGAATGACCATTGTATTCATAAAATAGCTCTGCTGTGCTGCAAAAGGTTGGGATAAGTGATAAGGATAACATTTGCCATTCACGACATAAGCTGCCACTATACACCATACACTAGGATAGTAACAGGGTCCCGGGGAAGGGGCAGGGGTAGGCCAAGTGTATTTAGGAATCCTGCGAATAAATATTATCGTCACAGCTTCAATCACGAACACGATATTTTGTGTTAAACACAGTTCACGGGCATTTGTTACAGTTGCACTAGAACGTGCATAGTGACAAATGTGCGGTTATATGATACCTGAAAatgcaaatacatatttatgtacgaAATTGCAAAACGActggaactgaaactgaaagGAAGATAATTGGAACTAAAAGTATTTCCAAATGGCACGCGATTTTGGTATTAGTGTGTGCGAAAGGATATGATTCGACTGTTGTTATTGAGTGTGCTTGAGTTACCTTCTCCACAAAGGATTTAATAATTATGTAGGCaggtttattttgaaagaaaaagtgATTTGTTGAAAATGTAAAGCGGCAATGTATATTCTATATGTCTGTTTTAAATTCAGGgctaaatgtttttattttgttttgtttatttgctaAATTATCTGGAAAACAGTGGAACAATAAATCATAAACAATTGAATGACTAacattgttaaaattatttgcatATATAGCTTTCATATAAAGCATACAATGCACTGGCAAGGCCGGTGTAAGAAACCTTTTACATGAATCGATTTGTAATTTGAAGCCATCGAACCTGTCCTAAATGGTCTTAAATCTTTATGTACccattttgaatatttcatcTCCTTCGAACAATTTCAAACTCCAGTGGGAAATATCTAGGGTTTATTACCGATCCCAAACTAATCTGGCAAGTAAACATTGAAGGATGGGTTAAGAAGGCCTACATAACCTCTTACGACTGTAGAAAAACTTTTGGTACAATGTGCGGAATTCAATTGTCCTATTTTGTCTAATGGATCCACTGTGTGGTGGTCTGCGCTTGGCAAGAAACAAAACTTCCGGAACATAAGAAGGTTTAAAAAATAGCTAGGGGCCGCTCGATCCTGACCAACAGATGCCTTAGTTGTTATTTTTCACATCCAGCCCTCTAGGCTTATAGAATCAAGCTGTTGGTTTTGCAGACGGATTCTTACTACAGACACCGACTACGGCACCCCTGCCTTGAATCT
It encodes:
- the LOC129944922 gene encoding phosphate carrier protein, mitochondrial-like: MLKEEDVGAFYNGLVPLWCRQIPYTMMKFACFERTVELLYSHVVPKPRQDCTKGEQLVVTFAAGYIAGVFCAIVSHPADVVVSKLNQAKGSSTFDVAKSLGFMGMWNGLVAHIIMIGTLTALQWFIYDGVKVALTLPRSPPPEMPESLKANMPKSK